From Enhydrobacter sp., the proteins below share one genomic window:
- the asnB gene encoding asparagine synthase (glutamine-hydrolyzing) — MCGIAGIFAYLDVAPGVDRAELARMNLRMAPRGPDGSRDWFSPDGRVGLTHRRLAIIDLSEGGAQPMHSADGTLTITFNGEIYNYRELRAELQRKGCVFRSDSDTEVILQLYLDRGPAMVEDLRGMFAFGLWDSRTHRLLLARDPLGIKPLYYADDGWTFRFASQAKALLAGGAVSRDPDPAGIVGFHLMGSVPEPFTVWREIRSVPAGAIMTVDAAGPDASLRYYDVAASLARRAAAPVGDRAGARRDIRAAVQDSVRHHLVADVPVAVFLSAGLDSGALLGTMAELGVRNATAVTLAFEEFRGGPLDEAPLAAEVAARYGARHVVRTIDRAEFERDLPAILDAMDLPTTDGINTWFVAKAAHEAGVKVALSGLGADECFGGYPSFVDVPRSVRLLRPLRFLPGAGALVRRLMSFGISAGIGIHPKAAGLLQYGGNWAGAYLLRRSVYMPWELDRVLDRGLLEEGLRRLAPLARIAGELRAGRSLCDFDRVAALETSLYMRNQLLRDADWAGMAHSIEIRVPYVDPFFLAALPPGDVMAELDAKAAVADIPVPALPEASRARSKTGFVTPVGRWMSEAAGGSPNVSFSSASRAWALRVWQAGWIEPTPA, encoded by the coding sequence ATGTGTGGAATAGCCGGCATCTTCGCCTATCTCGACGTCGCCCCGGGCGTCGATCGCGCCGAACTCGCGCGCATGAACCTGCGCATGGCGCCGCGCGGCCCCGACGGCAGCCGTGATTGGTTCAGCCCCGATGGCCGTGTCGGGCTGACGCACCGGCGGCTCGCCATCATCGACCTCAGCGAAGGCGGCGCGCAGCCGATGCATTCGGCGGACGGCACGCTCACCATCACCTTCAACGGCGAGATCTACAATTACCGCGAGCTGCGTGCCGAGCTTCAGCGCAAGGGCTGCGTGTTCCGCTCCGATTCCGACACCGAGGTGATCCTTCAGCTCTACCTCGACCGCGGTCCCGCCATGGTCGAGGACCTCCGCGGCATGTTCGCCTTCGGCCTGTGGGACTCGCGCACGCACCGGCTTCTACTGGCGCGCGACCCGCTGGGCATCAAGCCGCTCTACTACGCCGACGACGGCTGGACCTTCCGCTTCGCCTCGCAAGCCAAGGCGCTGCTGGCCGGCGGCGCCGTCTCGCGCGATCCCGACCCGGCGGGCATCGTCGGCTTCCATCTGATGGGCAGCGTGCCCGAGCCGTTCACCGTCTGGCGGGAGATCCGGTCGGTGCCGGCCGGCGCGATCATGACGGTCGATGCCGCCGGTCCCGATGCGTCTCTGCGCTACTACGACGTGGCGGCCTCGTTGGCGCGGCGCGCGGCGGCGCCCGTCGGCGACCGTGCGGGCGCGCGCCGGGACATCAGGGCGGCCGTTCAGGACTCGGTGCGGCATCATCTGGTGGCCGACGTTCCGGTCGCGGTGTTCCTTTCGGCGGGCCTCGACTCCGGGGCACTGCTCGGCACGATGGCGGAACTCGGCGTGCGCAATGCCACGGCCGTGACACTGGCTTTCGAGGAGTTCCGCGGCGGTCCGCTCGACGAGGCGCCGCTGGCTGCCGAAGTCGCCGCGCGGTACGGCGCGCGCCATGTCGTGCGCACCATCGACCGGGCCGAGTTCGAGCGCGACCTGCCAGCCATCCTCGATGCCATGGACCTGCCGACGACGGACGGCATCAACACGTGGTTCGTCGCCAAGGCCGCGCACGAGGCCGGCGTCAAGGTGGCGCTGAGCGGATTGGGCGCCGACGAATGCTTCGGCGGCTATCCGTCTTTCGTCGACGTGCCGCGCAGCGTGCGCCTGCTGCGCCCGTTGCGCTTCCTGCCCGGCGCCGGGGCGCTCGTGCGTCGCCTGATGTCGTTCGGCATCTCCGCCGGCATCGGCATCCATCCCAAGGCTGCCGGGCTGCTGCAATACGGCGGGAACTGGGCCGGCGCCTACCTCCTGCGCCGCAGCGTCTACATGCCGTGGGAGCTCGATCGGGTGCTCGACCGCGGCTTGCTGGAAGAGGGGCTGAGGCGCCTCGCGCCGCTTGCGCGCATTGCCGGCGAGTTGCGGGCCGGGCGCTCGCTGTGCGACTTCGATCGCGTCGCCGCGCTGGAGACGTCACTTTACATGCGCAACCAGTTGCTGCGCGACGCCGACTGGGCGGGCATGGCGCATTCGATCGAGATCAGGGTGCCCTATGTCGACCCCTTCTTCCTCGCCGCCCTGCCGCCCGGCGACGTGATGGCCGAACTCGACGCCAAGGCGGCGGTCGCCGACATCCCCGTGCCGGCTCTGCCCGAGGCGAGCCGTGCCCGCAGCAAGACCGGCTTCGTCACGCCGGTCGGTCGCTGGATGAGCGAGGCGGCCGGCGGCTCGCCGAACGTGTCCTTTTCCAGCGCCTCGCGTGCTTGGGCGCTGCGGGTGTGGCAGGCGGGCTGGATCGAGCCGACACCTGCATGA
- a CDS encoding ABC transporter permease, with translation MSSTSNDTSPPRLILEAGRADRQYWLDIWRYRELMFMLAWRDVAVRYKQTVIGVAWAFIRPFLTLVVFTVVFGQLAKLPTGSDVPYAVIVIGGLLPWTLASTVLNDASFSVVGNSSLITKVYFPRLIIPLSTIAVALADFAVCLLILAGVMAWYGLVPGWQILLLPVFVMLALLASFGPALWAAGLVVKYRDFRFVIPFLLQFGLYASPVGFSSSVVPEKWRALYSLNPMVGIIDGFRWSIVGGDSPIYLPGFIVSLGVVALMLWWGIRRFRGAERRFADMI, from the coding sequence ATGAGCTCGACGTCAAACGACACCTCACCGCCTCGGCTGATTCTCGAGGCGGGGCGCGCCGATCGGCAGTATTGGCTCGACATCTGGCGCTATCGCGAGCTGATGTTCATGCTCGCCTGGCGCGACGTCGCGGTGCGCTACAAGCAGACGGTCATCGGCGTCGCCTGGGCGTTCATTCGGCCCTTCCTGACGCTGGTCGTCTTCACCGTCGTGTTCGGCCAGCTCGCCAAGCTGCCGACGGGCAGCGACGTTCCGTACGCCGTCATCGTGATCGGCGGTCTCCTGCCCTGGACACTGGCGTCGACCGTGCTGAACGACGCCTCGTTCAGCGTCGTCGGAAACTCCTCGCTGATCACCAAGGTGTATTTCCCGCGCCTGATCATCCCGCTGTCGACCATCGCGGTCGCGCTGGCGGATTTCGCGGTCTGCCTGTTGATCCTCGCCGGCGTGATGGCGTGGTACGGCCTCGTGCCGGGCTGGCAGATCCTGCTGTTGCCGGTATTCGTCATGCTGGCGCTGCTGGCGAGCTTCGGCCCGGCGCTGTGGGCGGCCGGCCTGGTGGTCAAGTATCGTGACTTTCGATTCGTGATTCCTTTTCTGCTGCAGTTCGGCCTCTACGCCTCGCCCGTCGGCTTCTCCAGCTCGGTGGTCCCGGAGAAGTGGCGCGCCCTTTACAGTCTCAATCCGATGGTCGGTATCATCGACGGCTTTCGTTGGTCGATCGTCGGCGGCGACAGCCCCATCTACCTGCCGGGCTTCATCGTGAGCCTTGGCGTCGTCGCTCTCATGTTGTGGTGGGGCATCCGCCGATTTCGCGGTGCCGAACGACGCTTCGCGGACATGATCTGA
- a CDS encoding O-antigen ligase family protein, whose translation MTRGLLSASGGILSAAAVGLFLLLIVLAPLPMGGNRDWAWSPMVVVVGGMSMLFAAGIGTRGGFEVSAEERGPLMVLLAAFTFFFLESLLQMSTLAPTTPSAWLYERARAILGKAHDPVPTLAIDASRNVLLKSMACGLLFLTARALFVDPRRARWLLGALALSALLVMTYALISQVSTNSCLVGSFLKKQGEYTVGYRCLMSGTFVNSNSFACFMGMGLVAVLALLLGHQPPRRRRHHDDGDEDFGGEESVLDRITGPRVALLALGFLFLGGLLISGSRAGLAASVLGILILLSLFMRGRWASRSQMGRALLIGGAVVVVIGIIAGGAMLQKLARFSEGSSTNRIYIWESTLEAIAQSPWWGWGRGAYPDIYSILQPLEIPQPNDLAHSTPLETIVELGIPGAVVAFLIVLVPWGVCLLGGLRSERERLLPATAFALTSVPILHSSVDFSLQMPAIAFVSSAVLGMGWAQVFARRAESSSERHRGPHDE comes from the coding sequence ATGACGCGGGGCCTGCTGTCGGCGTCGGGCGGAATCCTGAGCGCCGCCGCCGTCGGGCTGTTCCTGCTGCTGATCGTGCTGGCGCCGCTGCCGATGGGGGGCAATCGCGACTGGGCGTGGTCGCCGATGGTGGTCGTCGTCGGCGGGATGTCGATGTTGTTCGCCGCCGGCATCGGCACGCGCGGCGGCTTCGAGGTGAGCGCGGAGGAGCGGGGGCCGCTGATGGTCCTGCTGGCGGCCTTCACCTTCTTCTTCCTGGAATCGCTCCTGCAGATGTCGACCCTGGCGCCCACCACGCCGAGCGCGTGGCTCTACGAGCGGGCGCGCGCGATCCTCGGCAAGGCGCACGATCCGGTGCCGACGCTGGCGATCGACGCCTCGCGCAACGTCCTGCTGAAGAGCATGGCGTGCGGCCTTCTGTTCCTGACCGCGCGCGCGTTGTTCGTCGATCCGCGCCGCGCCCGCTGGCTGCTGGGCGCGCTGGCGCTGAGCGCGCTCCTCGTGATGACATACGCCCTGATTTCGCAGGTCTCGACCAATTCGTGCCTGGTCGGCAGCTTCCTCAAGAAGCAGGGCGAGTACACCGTCGGCTATCGCTGCCTGATGTCCGGCACCTTCGTGAACAGCAACTCCTTCGCCTGTTTCATGGGCATGGGGCTGGTCGCCGTGCTCGCCCTGCTGCTCGGCCACCAGCCGCCGCGCCGGCGCCGCCATCACGACGACGGGGACGAGGATTTCGGCGGCGAGGAGAGCGTGCTCGACCGCATCACCGGCCCGCGCGTGGCCCTGCTGGCGCTCGGTTTCCTCTTCCTGGGCGGCCTGCTGATCTCGGGCTCGCGCGCCGGCCTGGCGGCGAGCGTGCTCGGCATCCTGATCCTGCTGTCGCTGTTCATGCGCGGACGCTGGGCATCGCGGTCGCAGATGGGGCGGGCGCTGCTGATCGGCGGCGCCGTCGTCGTGGTGATCGGCATCATCGCCGGCGGCGCCATGCTGCAGAAGCTGGCGCGCTTCTCCGAAGGCAGCTCGACCAATCGCATCTACATCTGGGAATCGACGCTCGAGGCGATCGCGCAGTCGCCGTGGTGGGGATGGGGGCGCGGCGCCTATCCCGACATCTATTCGATCCTCCAGCCGCTCGAGATTCCCCAGCCCAACGATCTTGCCCATTCGACGCCGCTGGAGACTATCGTCGAACTCGGCATCCCCGGCGCTGTCGTCGCCTTCCTGATCGTTCTCGTTCCCTGGGGCGTCTGTCTGCTCGGCGGCCTGCGGTCGGAAAGGGAACGGCTTCTGCCGGCAACGGCGTTCGCGCTGACGAGCGTGCCCATCCTCCATTCGTCGGTCGATTTCAGCCTTCAGATGCCGGCGATCGCCTTTGTCAGCAGCGCCGTTCTCGGCATGGGATGGGCCCAGGTTTTCGCCCGGCGAGCGGAATCGTCATCCGAGCGCCATCGGGGGCCGCACGACGAGTGA
- a CDS encoding glycosyltransferase family 4 protein — MSSRILALVGDCYGAGGGIARYNQDLFEALAAGGADLVVLPRHGDSRGLVLPRGILQLPAVLGRFRYIVSALSAARRHRPFDVVFCGHVFMAPLAWGIARLLGARYWLQGHGTDIWSTRRGIVRRAIEAADLVTTVSRATRRSLLGWADLAPERARVLPDTVRDMFTPGPKSAALAARLLLGSGPILLTVGRLAASERYKGHEEIFAILPALRARFPGIVHVVAGDGDDRAHLERRARELAGPDVVRFLGFVPDEDLPDLYRLADLYVMPSTQEGFGIVYLEAAACGLRVVGGVGGGSADAIPDERIGITVDPSDGKALEHAVVRLLDLGRSDGSAVEPYRRRQFAATARLLLARLGTGSRRMKGEP, encoded by the coding sequence ATGAGCTCCCGCATCCTCGCCCTCGTCGGCGACTGCTATGGCGCCGGCGGTGGCATCGCCCGCTACAACCAGGACCTGTTCGAAGCCCTGGCGGCGGGGGGCGCAGATCTCGTCGTCCTGCCGCGCCATGGCGATAGCCGGGGCCTGGTGCTGCCGCGCGGCATCCTCCAGCTGCCGGCGGTGCTCGGCCGGTTCCGATACATCGTCTCGGCGCTGTCGGCGGCACGGCGGCATCGTCCATTCGACGTCGTGTTCTGCGGCCACGTCTTCATGGCGCCGCTGGCGTGGGGGATCGCGAGACTGCTGGGCGCGCGCTATTGGCTGCAGGGCCACGGCACCGACATCTGGTCGACGCGCCGCGGCATCGTGCGTCGCGCGATCGAGGCGGCGGACCTCGTGACCACGGTCAGCCGCGCCACCCGCCGATCGCTGCTCGGCTGGGCCGACCTGGCGCCCGAGAGGGCGCGCGTCCTGCCCGACACCGTGCGCGACATGTTCACGCCCGGTCCGAAGAGCGCGGCGCTCGCGGCGCGGCTTCTGCTCGGGTCGGGGCCGATCCTCCTGACGGTCGGCCGCCTCGCCGCCAGCGAACGCTACAAGGGGCATGAGGAGATATTCGCCATCCTGCCGGCCCTGCGCGCTCGCTTTCCCGGGATCGTTCATGTCGTCGCGGGTGATGGCGACGATCGCGCGCACCTCGAGCGCCGGGCGCGCGAGCTCGCCGGCCCCGATGTCGTCCGCTTTCTGGGCTTCGTGCCCGATGAGGACCTGCCCGACCTCTATCGGCTGGCCGACCTCTACGTCATGCCGAGCACGCAGGAAGGCTTCGGCATCGTCTATCTCGAAGCGGCCGCTTGCGGCCTGCGCGTGGTGGGCGGCGTGGGCGGCGGCAGCGCCGACGCCATTCCCGACGAGCGCATCGGCATCACCGTCGATCCCTCGGACGGCAAGGCGCTCGAGCACGCCGTCGTCCGGCTGCTCGACCTCGGCCGGTCCGATGGCTCGGCAGTCGAGCCCTATCGACGCCGCCAGTTCGCTGCCACGGCGAGGCTACTCCTCGCTCGCCTCGGTACGGGTTCGCGTCGTATGAAGGGCGAACCATGA
- a CDS encoding glycosyltransferase: MRIILTADPEIEVPPVTYGGIERLVDGLVRELRSRGHQVCLIAKPGSQCEADMFFGWPGPRSQSVPDTLGNTWTLWKAVRRFRPDIVHSFSRVAYLTPLLRGRVPLVMTYEREPTLRTVGMAVKLAARGVLYFTGCSDYIANNGRRAGGHWEGIPNFFEVEALKFSPTVAPDAPLVFLSRVESIKGADWAIEIARRTGSRLIIAGNHAETGHEAVYWKEKIEPWIGRDGIEYVGPVNDEQKNRVLGQARAMVVPIQWNEPFGIVFAEALACGTPVISCPRGSLPEIVRQGVEGFLIRSIDEGCEAVGKLHTIDRAACRRRAEQEYTPRVVTDRYFDLYRRAIAGLKST; the protein is encoded by the coding sequence ATGCGGATCATCCTGACCGCCGATCCCGAGATCGAGGTTCCGCCCGTCACCTATGGCGGCATCGAGCGGCTGGTCGACGGGCTGGTCAGGGAACTGCGCTCGCGCGGACACCAGGTCTGCCTGATCGCCAAGCCCGGCTCGCAGTGCGAGGCCGACATGTTCTTCGGCTGGCCGGGGCCGCGCTCCCAGTCGGTGCCCGACACGCTGGGCAACACCTGGACGTTGTGGAAGGCGGTGCGCAGGTTCCGACCCGACATCGTCCACAGCTTCTCCCGTGTGGCATATCTGACGCCCCTGCTGCGCGGCCGTGTACCGCTCGTCATGACCTACGAGCGCGAGCCGACGCTGCGGACGGTCGGCATGGCGGTCAAGCTCGCCGCGCGCGGCGTGCTCTACTTCACCGGCTGCAGCGACTACATCGCGAACAACGGGCGCCGCGCCGGCGGGCACTGGGAAGGCATTCCCAACTTCTTCGAAGTCGAGGCCCTCAAGTTCAGCCCGACGGTGGCGCCCGACGCGCCGCTGGTGTTCCTGAGCCGGGTCGAAAGCATCAAGGGCGCGGATTGGGCCATCGAGATCGCGCGGCGCACCGGCAGCCGGCTGATCATCGCCGGCAATCACGCCGAAACGGGGCACGAGGCGGTCTATTGGAAGGAGAAGATCGAGCCCTGGATCGGCCGCGACGGCATAGAATATGTCGGGCCCGTCAACGACGAGCAGAAGAACCGGGTGCTCGGTCAGGCGCGGGCGATGGTGGTGCCCATCCAGTGGAACGAGCCGTTCGGCATCGTCTTTGCGGAAGCACTGGCCTGCGGCACGCCGGTGATCTCCTGCCCGAGGGGATCTCTGCCCGAAATCGTGCGGCAGGGGGTTGAAGGATTCCTGATCCGCTCGATCGACGAGGGATGCGAGGCCGTGGGCAAGCTCCACACGATCGACCGTGCCGCGTGTCGACGCCGCGCCGAGCAGGAATACACGCCGAGAGTCGTCACCGACCGCTACTTCGACCTGTACCGGCGGGCCATCGCCGGCCTGAAGTCGACGTGA
- a CDS encoding methyltransferase domain-containing protein yields the protein MTVKQRLGAWLIPRLPVNPWVFRTFRVELNAMLVRLLHRLHPGWVRRRRALERQRGALVNIGCGPFGREGWLNLDLFMGPGVTMRADCRRKFPLGDASARGIHVEHYFEHLEPTTERPRFLAECRRCLEPGGILRIVVPDMRKYAEAYLSPGWGMLNRIGCGGDVPEKTFATKMEALNHVFVQDGEHYGGFDAEYLGRTLEQAGFTDIAEVNWREGRFPGGAIDREQHAPYSLYMEARR from the coding sequence ATGACGGTCAAGCAGCGCCTCGGTGCGTGGCTGATCCCGCGCTTGCCGGTGAATCCCTGGGTGTTTCGCACGTTCAGGGTCGAGCTCAACGCCATGCTCGTGAGGTTGCTGCATCGCCTTCATCCCGGCTGGGTGAGGCGTCGCCGCGCCCTCGAACGCCAGCGCGGTGCGCTCGTCAACATCGGCTGCGGGCCGTTCGGCCGCGAAGGCTGGCTGAATCTCGATCTGTTCATGGGGCCGGGCGTGACGATGCGCGCCGACTGCCGGCGAAAGTTTCCCCTCGGCGACGCATCCGCCCGCGGCATCCACGTCGAGCACTACTTCGAGCATCTCGAGCCCACGACGGAGCGCCCGCGCTTCCTCGCCGAGTGCCGTCGCTGCCTCGAGCCCGGCGGCATCCTCCGCATCGTCGTACCGGACATGCGCAAATACGCCGAAGCCTACCTCTCGCCAGGGTGGGGCATGCTGAACCGCATAGGCTGCGGCGGTGATGTCCCGGAGAAGACGTTCGCCACCAAGATGGAAGCCTTGAACCACGTCTTCGTGCAGGACGGCGAGCACTATGGCGGCTTCGACGCGGAGTACCTGGGCCGAACGCTGGAGCAGGCGGGGTTCACCGACATCGCGGAGGTGAACTGGCGAGAAGGCCGCTTCCCCGGTGGCGCGATCGATCGCGAACAGCATGCGCCGTACTCGCTCTACATGGAAGCTCGGCGCTGA
- a CDS encoding sugar transferase, with protein MRRAVSADADNPPLDSSRPAPAIRSAPQRFFETWADFLGGFLFCVILPITVYATGEPFAMGIGATEQTILATAGAYVLVWYAGRRLDAFPRGTIQGNVAYIAPVAALAYATIAVVLLLLRSDYSRVQLFGSGTLAILWMAFAAQMRARYLIRNYAVVPMSSVGSMPAVRTCRWLSLDDVESQGLRVDAIVADLDADLTDRQVAALANGAIAGVPVLDRRFIVETLTGRTPLNGLTPNEFGALLPSRQYLVIRRAIELAMTVLAFPLFLPVLAGIALIVRLDSRGPIFFVQSRVGRRGRVFRMVKFRTMFHGAEGPSFTATADPRVTRVGRILRRYRLDELPQVFNVLAGDMSWVGPRPEALNLDQKYVRDIPHFALRGIVRPGLTGWAQINQGYAHDPDEMRSKLEYDLYYLKHCSLWLDLVIVLRTFAVILGGTGAR; from the coding sequence TTGCGCAGGGCAGTTTCCGCTGACGCGGACAATCCGCCGCTCGACTCGTCGCGGCCGGCGCCCGCCATCCGTTCCGCGCCCCAGCGTTTCTTCGAGACGTGGGCCGATTTCCTCGGTGGCTTCCTGTTTTGCGTGATCCTCCCGATCACGGTCTATGCGACAGGCGAGCCCTTCGCCATGGGCATCGGCGCCACGGAGCAGACGATTCTGGCGACGGCCGGCGCCTATGTCCTGGTCTGGTATGCCGGTCGCCGGCTCGACGCCTTCCCACGCGGCACCATCCAGGGAAACGTCGCCTACATCGCGCCGGTCGCCGCCCTGGCCTACGCCACGATCGCCGTCGTGCTGCTGCTGTTGCGGTCCGACTATTCGCGCGTCCAGCTCTTCGGCAGCGGCACGCTGGCCATCCTGTGGATGGCCTTCGCCGCCCAGATGCGTGCCCGCTATCTCATCCGCAACTACGCGGTGGTGCCGATGTCCTCGGTCGGCAGCATGCCGGCCGTGCGCACCTGCCGCTGGTTGTCGCTCGACGACGTCGAGAGCCAGGGCCTGCGCGTCGATGCCATCGTCGCCGACCTCGACGCCGACCTGACGGACCGCCAGGTGGCGGCCCTCGCCAACGGCGCCATCGCCGGGGTCCCGGTGCTCGATCGCCGCTTCATCGTCGAAACCCTGACGGGTCGAACGCCGCTCAACGGCCTGACGCCGAACGAGTTCGGCGCCTTGCTGCCGTCGCGCCAGTATCTCGTCATCCGCCGCGCCATCGAGCTTGCGATGACGGTGCTCGCCTTTCCCCTGTTCCTGCCGGTGCTGGCGGGCATTGCCCTCATCGTGCGTCTCGACAGCCGCGGGCCGATCTTTTTCGTGCAGTCTCGCGTCGGCCGGCGCGGCCGCGTGTTCCGCATGGTCAAGTTCCGCACCATGTTTCACGGCGCAGAGGGACCGAGTTTCACCGCCACCGCCGATCCGCGGGTCACCCGGGTCGGCCGCATCCTGCGGCGCTATCGCCTCGACGAGCTGCCGCAGGTGTTCAACGTGCTGGCCGGAGACATGAGCTGGGTCGGTCCGCGGCCGGAGGCCCTCAACCTCGACCAGAAGTACGTGCGGGACATCCCTCACTTCGCGCTGCGCGGCATCGTCCGGCCGGGTCTGACCGGTTGGGCACAGATCAACCAGGGATACGCGCACGACCCCGACGAAATGCGCTCCAAACTGGAGTATGATCTCTACTATCTGAAGCATTGCTCGTTGTGGCTGGATCTGGTCATCGTCCTGCGCACCTTCGCCGTCATCCTGGGCGGTACGGGCGCGCGCTGA
- a CDS encoding transglutaminase family protein, translating into MYRLEIAHRTRYSYSEPVTLGEYRLMFRPRDSHDLRLLDTALAIEPAAQVRWIHDPFGNSIAIASFEGATQVLEFVSTIQVEHYGVPPEAPVIEDYARQLPFSYRAEEAPDLARYLERHYPDPNAQVSNWVKQFLEGEQGTDTFSVLIRLCKGIQEQLEYNMRFEPGTQSPAVTLETGGGTCRDYALLMMEGVRALGLAARFVTGYLYDPALDPGDGKAAPTSAHPHAWMEAYLPGAGWIEFDPTNGMVGSERLIRVAVGRSPEQAMPIKGSFTGSTGVAIEALVDVQVRQLDAQAPSICSKPGAEAL; encoded by the coding sequence ATGTACAGGCTCGAGATCGCGCACCGGACTCGCTACAGCTATTCCGAGCCGGTGACGCTCGGCGAGTATCGCCTGATGTTCCGGCCGCGCGACAGCCACGACTTGCGCCTGCTCGACACCGCGCTCGCCATCGAGCCGGCGGCGCAGGTGCGATGGATCCACGATCCGTTCGGCAACTCGATCGCCATCGCGTCCTTCGAGGGCGCAACGCAGGTGCTCGAGTTCGTCAGCACGATCCAGGTCGAGCACTACGGCGTGCCGCCGGAGGCGCCGGTGATCGAGGACTATGCGCGCCAGCTGCCCTTCAGCTACCGGGCGGAGGAGGCGCCCGACCTGGCGCGCTATCTCGAGCGGCACTATCCCGATCCCAACGCCCAGGTGAGCAACTGGGTGAAGCAGTTCCTCGAGGGCGAACAGGGCACCGACACCTTTTCCGTGCTGATCCGGCTGTGCAAAGGCATCCAGGAGCAGCTCGAGTACAACATGCGCTTCGAGCCCGGCACCCAGTCGCCGGCGGTCACGCTCGAAACCGGCGGCGGCACCTGCCGCGACTACGCCCTGCTGATGATGGAGGGTGTACGGGCGCTCGGGCTCGCGGCGCGCTTCGTCACCGGCTACCTCTACGATCCGGCGCTCGACCCGGGCGACGGCAAAGCGGCGCCGACCTCGGCCCATCCCCATGCCTGGATGGAGGCCTACCTGCCGGGCGCCGGCTGGATCGAGTTCGATCCGACCAACGGCATGGTCGGCAGCGAGCGGTTGATCCGCGTCGCCGTCGGCCGCAGCCCCGAGCAGGCGATGCCGATCAAGGGCAGCTTCACCGGCTCGACCGGAGTCGCGATCGAGGCGCTGGTCGATGTGCAGGTCCGGCAGCTCGACGCGCAAGCTCCATCAATTTGCAGTAAGCCCGGAGCGGAAGCCCTTTGA
- a CDS encoding ABC transporter ATP-binding protein: MSDPVIRATGLGKKFLIGRATQYDELFVDALRHRVGSLWRRTRDVLAGRTPELSHRLEEYWALRELDFEIKSGELVSIIGHNGAGKTTLLKILSRITEPTEGRVEITGRVNSLLEVGTGFHPELTGRENIFLNGAILGMTRAEMRQRFDEIVEFSGIAKFLDTPVKRYSVGMYIRLAFAVAAHMEAEILVVDEVLAVGDAEFQAKCLNRMSEVAHSGRTVLFVSHNFAAITALTKRSIVLERGRLTFDGPVEAGLAHYTSTLGKVGNDQKWERGTDATLVSAKLLDQEGNATERFMPGTPLRLHIVVDTTGMPGMAVELILRDHHNLPISFYSSSAFNKINLPSRPGRYECVLSLDPYLLGAGEYGIDIQTTYSQITIDHLVSSAVRFYVDACSPDGVSFDFRQDLGMGHLAMRLSAPLQFTPVAST; encoded by the coding sequence ATGAGTGACCCCGTCATCCGCGCCACCGGGCTGGGCAAGAAGTTCCTGATCGGCCGTGCCACCCAGTACGACGAGCTTTTCGTCGACGCGCTGCGCCACCGGGTTGGGTCGCTTTGGCGGCGAACCCGCGACGTGCTCGCTGGACGGACGCCCGAGTTGAGCCATCGCCTCGAGGAATACTGGGCGCTGCGAGAGCTCGACTTCGAGATCAAGAGCGGCGAGTTGGTCAGCATCATCGGGCACAACGGCGCCGGCAAGACGACCTTGCTCAAGATCCTGTCGCGCATCACGGAGCCGACAGAGGGGCGGGTCGAGATCACCGGACGCGTCAACAGCCTGCTCGAGGTCGGCACCGGCTTTCATCCGGAGCTGACCGGCCGCGAGAACATCTTCCTGAACGGCGCTATCCTCGGCATGACGCGGGCCGAGATGCGCCAGCGCTTCGACGAAATCGTCGAGTTCTCGGGCATCGCCAAGTTCCTCGATACGCCCGTGAAGCGATACTCGGTCGGCATGTACATCCGGCTCGCCTTCGCGGTGGCGGCGCACATGGAGGCGGAGATCCTCGTCGTCGACGAGGTGCTCGCCGTCGGCGACGCTGAGTTTCAGGCCAAGTGCCTCAATCGCATGTCCGAGGTGGCGCACAGCGGCCGAACTGTTCTTTTCGTGAGCCACAATTTCGCGGCAATCACCGCGCTCACCAAGCGCAGCATCGTCCTGGAGCGCGGCAGGCTCACGTTCGACGGGCCGGTCGAAGCGGGCCTGGCACACTACACCTCGACGCTCGGCAAGGTCGGCAACGACCAGAAGTGGGAGCGCGGCACGGATGCCACGCTCGTCTCCGCCAAGCTGCTCGACCAGGAAGGCAATGCCACCGAGCGCTTCATGCCGGGCACGCCGTTGCGCCTGCATATCGTCGTCGACACGACCGGGATGCCGGGCATGGCGGTCGAGCTGATCCTGCGCGACCACCACAACCTGCCGATCTCGTTCTACTCGTCGTCGGCGTTCAACAAGATCAACCTGCCGTCGCGTCCGGGCCGCTATGAATGCGTGTTGTCGCTGGATCCCTATTTGCTGGGGGCGGGCGAGTACGGCATCGACATTCAGACGACCTACAGCCAGATCACGATCGACCATCTCGTGAGCAGCGCCGTCCGCTTCTACGTCGACGCCTGCAGCCCGGACGGAGTGTCGTTCGATTTCCGCCAGGATCTCGGCATGGGTCACCTGGCGATGAGGCTCAGCGCGCCGCTGCAGTTCACGCCCGTCGCTTCGACGTGA